The following is a genomic window from Candidatus Abyssobacteria bacterium SURF_5.
GAAACACTGGCCGAAGGGGCGCTGCGGGAAATCAGGGAGGAAACCCACCTTGATGTAAAACTCGGGCGCATGCTTCCACCTTTTGAAACGATTGTGCGCGAACAACAGGAATGTTTGCTTCACGTCGTTTACGTGGATTTTCTGGCGACGCCGACGGCGGGCGAATTGCTCGCCGACGACGATATCGGCGAGGCCGAATGGTGGAGCCCGGAAGAGGTCGAAAAGCGGTGGGAGGAACTTCACTTCGACACGCGGCGCTTGCTGCTGCTGGCCGGACTGCTTCA
Proteins encoded in this region:
- a CDS encoding NUDIX domain-containing protein translates to MNAEGIMLAVGAVIQDVAGNVLLVRHKPEREGYWKGKWICPGGKLHAGETLAEGALREIREETHLDVKLGRMLPPFETIVREQQECLLHVVYVDFLATPTAGELLADDDIGEAEWWSPEEVEKRWEELHFDTRRLLLLAGLLQPDSPDHPVSSTSAGD